From Nilaparvata lugens isolate BPH chromosome 7, ASM1435652v1, whole genome shotgun sequence, one genomic window encodes:
- the LOC111059291 gene encoding protein tipE translates to MRGSSCELLLDPQAELRKRRLLELARPKKRPARRTCRQRVWFYATSLFAMTAVSAGSSLLFLVPLYVDPAISTLAADFTPQPVTCVTVRRDDRRGINNCTWSSCREGCTSDMYSCTHIFVSYHAHNLSDSSTPDDFTDEAVLLVNIKGCGYPPEVRCADFNTLYGEEGAHFPCYYSRQNRTIVMTSYDRDKQVEVIINYFAIPFVVTLVTSVVLCVMHCDCRNTTPPRSFRRARVEDASDYSISTRVDRIAASQQDLSRPL, encoded by the coding sequence ATGCGGGGAAGCAGCTGTGAACTGCTGCTGGACCCGCAGGCTGAGCTCAGGAAGCGCCGTCTGCTGGAGCTGGCCCGTCCGAAGAAGCGTCCGGCTCGGCGCACCTGCCGTCAGCGCGTCTGGTTCTACGCGACGTCGCTGTTCGCGATGACGGCCGTCTCGGCCGGATCCAGCCTGCTCTTCCTGGTACCGCTCTACGTCGATCCGGCCATCTCGACGCTGGCCGCCGACTTCACGCCGCAGCCCGTCACCTGCGTCACGGTGCGTCGCGACGACCGGCGCGGCATTAACAACTGTACGTGGAGCAGCTGTCGCGAAGGCTGCACCAGTGACATGTACTCGTGTACGCACATATTCGTGTCCTACCACGCACATAACCTGTCCGACTCCTCAACGCCGGATGACTTCACGGACGAAGCTGTCCTGCTGGTGAACATCAAGGGCTGCGGCTACCCGCCCGAGGTGCGCTGTGCCGACTTCAACACGCTGTACGGCGAGGAGGGCGCCCACTTCCCGTGCTACTACTCGCGCCAGAATCGGACTATTGTGATGACCAGCTACGACCGCGACAAACAGGTCGAGGTCATTATTAACTATTTCGCGATTCCGTTTGTGGTGACACTGGTCACGTCGGTTGTGCTCTGCGTGATGCACTGTGACTGTCGCAACACCACGCCGCCACGCTCCTTCCGCAGGGCTCGTGTCGAGGATGCCAG